A window of Diospyros lotus cultivar Yz01 chromosome 14, ASM1463336v1, whole genome shotgun sequence contains these coding sequences:
- the LOC127789573 gene encoding receptor-like kinase TMK3 isoform X2 produces the protein MGDSLQCFSFQPSTLPIFLSLFSFKIRNGFDPGVPCAPEVMALLEFLDGLNYPQRLVSSWSGNDPCKGHWLGVSCSNQKVFMINLAKFNLSGTLSPSIANLTSLTQIKLSSNSLTGPIPMSWTRMKSLTLLDVSGNNLSAPLPSFSGSVKLILDGNPLLNGSQSSPTPSPTIIPPGSIIPPLGSPKSPSNIPSPPTIIPPMGSPKSPSNVPSPPTTASPGRLPNPSDGSTHGRSAKKLNLVIIVAPVASFAALVALVALLSIYACKKRKDAFQAPSSLLLQPRDPSDPESMVKIVVANNTSGNVSTLTGSGSGSRNNHGGGEPHIIEAGNLVISVQVLRNVTKNFAPENELGCGGFGVVYKGELDDGTKIAVKRMVAGVIGNKALDEFQAEIAVLSKVRHRHLVSLLGYSIEGSERILVYEYMPQGALSKHLFHWKTLKLEPLSWKRRLKIALDVARGMEYLHSLAHQSFIHRDLKSSNILLGDDFRAKISDFGLVKLAPNREKSVITRLAGTFGYLAPEYAVTGKITTKADVFSFGVVLMELLTGLMALDEDRPEESRYLAAWFWQIKPNKEKLGAAIDPALDLNEEAFESIAIMAELAGHCTTREPNQRPDMGHAVSVLSPLVEKWKPLDDEAEEYCGIDYSLPLDQMVKGWQEAQVEDSGYLDLKDSKESIPSRPAGFGESFTSADGR, from the exons ATGGGAGACTCATTGCAGTGTTTTTCATTCCAGCCATCAACGTTACCTATCTTCCTGTCACTCTTTTCTTTCAAGATTCGAAATGG TTTTGATCCAGGGGTGCCCTGTGCCCCGGAAGTTATGGCGCTGTTGGAATTTCTTGATGGCTTGAATTATCCACAGAGGCTTGTTTCTTCTTGGTCCGGCAATGATCCCTGTAAGGGGCATTGGTTGGGAGTGAGTTGCAGTAATCAGAAGGTTTTCATGATAAACTTGGCCAAGTTCAATCTTAGTGGGACTTTGAGTCCTTCAATCGCAAACCTAACATCGCTTACTCAAATTAAACTCTCATCTAATAGCCTTACAGGTCCAATTCCAATGAGCTGGACCAGAATGAAATCTCTGACCCTTTTGGATGTAAGTGGAAATAACCTTTCTGCTCCATTACCAAGTTTCAGTGGCTCTGTCAAACTTATCTTAGATGGTAATCCTTTACTAAACGGTAGTCAATCTTCGCCAACTCCTTCACCAACCATTATCCCGCCAGGAAGCATCATCCCGCCACTGGGGAGTCCAAAATCGCCTTCTAATATTCCTTCTCCACCAACCATCATCCCGCCAATGGGAAGTCCTAAATCGCCTTCTAATGTGCCTTCTCCACCAACCACAGCATCGCCTGGTAGGCTTCCTAATCCTTCTGATGGATCAACTCATGGAAGGAGTGCCAAGAAGTTGAACTTAGTCATAATTGTGGCTCCTGTTGCAAGTTTCGCAGCGTTGGTTGCTTTAGTGGCTCTTTTATCTATCTATGCTTGCAAGAAGAGAAAGGACGCATTCCAAGCTCCAAGCTCTCTTTTGCTTCAGCCCAGAGACCCCTCTGATCCAGAAAGTATGGTCAAGATTGTGGTTGCAAACAACACTAGTGGAAATGTTTCTACACTAACAGGAAGTGGTTCTGGGAGTAGAAACAATCATGGAGGAGGTGAACCCCATATCATTGAGGCTGGAAACTTGGTCATATCAGTTCAAGTTCTTCGGAATGTGACCAAGAATTTTGCCCCAGAAAATGAGCTCGGTTGTGGTGGCTTTGGAGTAGTTTATAAGGGAGAGTTGGATGATGGGACCAAAATAGCAGTGAAAAGAATGGTAGCTGGTGTGATTGGCAACAAAGCTTTGGATGAATTTCAGGCTGAAATTGCTGTTCTTTCAAAGGTACGCCACCGTCATTTGGTATCGCTTCTCGGGTATTCGATTGAAGGTAGTGAAAGAATTTTGGTTTACGAGTATATGCCTCAAGGAGCTCTCAGCAAGCACCTTTTCCACTGGAAGACCTTGAAATTAGAACCTCTATCTTGGAAAAGGCGGCTAAAAATCGCCCTGGATGTGGCTAGAGGGATGGAGTACCTTCATAGCTTGGCTCATCAGAGCTTCATACATAGAGatcttaaatcttcaaatatCTTACTTGGTGATGATTTTAGAGCAAAAATATCGGACTTTGGATTAGTGAAACTTGCTCCTAATAGGGAGAAGTCTGTAATAACCAGGCTTGCTGGGACTTTTGGCTATCTAGCACCAGAATATGCTG TTACAGGTAAAATTACAACCAAAGCCGACGTGTTCAGTTTTGGTGTTGTGTTAATGGAGCTATTAACTGGACTAATGGCACTTGATGAGGACAGGCCCGAGGAAAGCCGGTACCTTGCCGCATGGTTCTGGCAAATTAAGCCAAATAAAGAGAAGCTTGGGGCTGCCATTGACCCTGCCCTTGATCTAAACGAAGAAGCATTCGAGAGCATCGCCATCATGGCAGAACTTGCAGGGCACTGCACTACAAGGGAACCAAACCAACGCCCCGATATGGGCCATGCTGTGAGTGTCCTGTCTCCTCTTGTAGAAAAATGGAAACCGCTCGATGACGAGGCGGAGGAGTACTGTGGCATCGATTACAGTCTTCCCCTTGACCAAATGGTGAAGGGCTGGCAAGAGGCCCAAGTAGAGGATTCGGGTTATTTGGACCTAAAGGACAGCAAGGAAAGTATTCCATCAAGGCCTGCTGGGTTTGGCGAGTCGTTTACTTCGGCTGATGGTCGATAA
- the LOC127789573 gene encoding receptor protein kinase TMK1-like isoform X1 yields the protein MGDSLQCFSFQPSTLPIFLSLFSFKIRNGYVFPEWLNCDAPETSHLRSQAWFKWFCSLLQSPMEVDQIRLVLAFLISLISVVSSVTDPNDYAILNELRLGLDNPHLLNWPSNISSDPCGPPRWDHVFCNGNRISQIQVQGLGLRGTLPKNFNHLSKLTNIGLQKNQFTGMLPSFSGLSELRFSYLDYNNFDSIPSDFFDGLVNLQVFALDFNPLNATTGWSLPSELQNSAQLIILSLMNCNLVGPLPEFLGKMPSLTMLKLALNRISGSIPASFSSSFLHTFWLNEQSRGGMTGPIDVVTSMVSITSLWLHGNKFSGKIPENISDLTSLKDFNVNSNNLVGLLPNSLANMQLDKLDLNNNQFMGPVPNVKTVNYSYSSNLFCSFDPGVPCAPEVMALLEFLDGLNYPQRLVSSWSGNDPCKGHWLGVSCSNQKVFMINLAKFNLSGTLSPSIANLTSLTQIKLSSNSLTGPIPMSWTRMKSLTLLDVSGNNLSAPLPSFSGSVKLILDGNPLLNGSQSSPTPSPTIIPPGSIIPPLGSPKSPSNIPSPPTIIPPMGSPKSPSNVPSPPTTASPGRLPNPSDGSTHGRSAKKLNLVIIVAPVASFAALVALVALLSIYACKKRKDAFQAPSSLLLQPRDPSDPESMVKIVVANNTSGNVSTLTGSGSGSRNNHGGGEPHIIEAGNLVISVQVLRNVTKNFAPENELGCGGFGVVYKGELDDGTKIAVKRMVAGVIGNKALDEFQAEIAVLSKVRHRHLVSLLGYSIEGSERILVYEYMPQGALSKHLFHWKTLKLEPLSWKRRLKIALDVARGMEYLHSLAHQSFIHRDLKSSNILLGDDFRAKISDFGLVKLAPNREKSVITRLAGTFGYLAPEYAVTGKITTKADVFSFGVVLMELLTGLMALDEDRPEESRYLAAWFWQIKPNKEKLGAAIDPALDLNEEAFESIAIMAELAGHCTTREPNQRPDMGHAVSVLSPLVEKWKPLDDEAEEYCGIDYSLPLDQMVKGWQEAQVEDSGYLDLKDSKESIPSRPAGFGESFTSADGR from the exons ATGGGAGACTCATTGCAGTGTTTTTCATTCCAGCCATCAACGTTACCTATCTTCCTGTCACTCTTTTCTTTCAAGATTCGAAATGGGTACGTATTTCCAGAATGGTTGAATTGTGATGCCCCAGAGACAAGCCATTTGCGGTCTCAAGCTTGGTTTAAATGGTTCTGTTCATTGCTCCAATCTCCGATGGAAGTTGATCAGATTAGGCTTGTTTTAGCATTTCTTATCTCTCTAATTTCAGTTGTTTCTAGTGTTACAGACCCTAATGACTATGCAATTCTAAACGAGCTTAGATTAGGGTTAGATAATCCACACCTCTTGAACTGGCCTTCCAATATTAGTAGTGATCCTTGTGGCCCGCCACGGTGGGACCATGTATTCTGCAATGGAAATAGGATTTCTCAGATTCAAGTCCAGGGTTTGGGCTTGAGGGGTACTTTGCCCAAGAACTTCAATCATCTCTCTAAACTTACCAACATAGGCCTCCAGAAGAACCAGTTCACTGGGATGCTGCCATCTTTTAGTGGGTTATCCGAACTGAGGTTTTCCTATCTGGATTACAACAATTTCGATTCGATTCCATCGGATTTCTTCGATGGCCTTGTGAATTTGCAGGTCTTCGCATTGGATTTTAACCCCCTCAATGCCACCACTGGTTGGTCACTGCCTTCTGAGTTGCAAAATTCAGCTCAATTGATCATTCTGTCTTTGATGAATTGTAATTTGGTTGGTCCACTGCCTGAATTTTTGGGTAAGATGCCATCCCTCACAATGCTAAAACTGGCATTGAATCGAATTTCGGGGAGTATCCCGGCGAGTTTTAGCAGCTCGTTTTTGCACACTTTCTGGTTGAATGAACAGTCCAGGGGAGGGATGACTGGTCCAATAGATGTAGTTACATCAATGGTGTCAATCACTAGTCTATGGCTTCATGGCAACAAGTTTTCTGGCAAAATTCCTGAGAATATCAGTGACTTAACTTCTTTGAAGGATTTCAATGTAAATAGCAATAATCTTGTTGGCTTGTTACCTAATAGCTTGGCGAACATGCAACTAGACAAATTAGATTTGAACAATAATCAGTTTATGGGCCCGGTTCCAAATGTCAAAACTGTTAATTACTCATACAGTTCGAACTTGTTTTGTAGTTTTGATCCAGGGGTGCCCTGTGCCCCGGAAGTTATGGCGCTGTTGGAATTTCTTGATGGCTTGAATTATCCACAGAGGCTTGTTTCTTCTTGGTCCGGCAATGATCCCTGTAAGGGGCATTGGTTGGGAGTGAGTTGCAGTAATCAGAAGGTTTTCATGATAAACTTGGCCAAGTTCAATCTTAGTGGGACTTTGAGTCCTTCAATCGCAAACCTAACATCGCTTACTCAAATTAAACTCTCATCTAATAGCCTTACAGGTCCAATTCCAATGAGCTGGACCAGAATGAAATCTCTGACCCTTTTGGATGTAAGTGGAAATAACCTTTCTGCTCCATTACCAAGTTTCAGTGGCTCTGTCAAACTTATCTTAGATGGTAATCCTTTACTAAACGGTAGTCAATCTTCGCCAACTCCTTCACCAACCATTATCCCGCCAGGAAGCATCATCCCGCCACTGGGGAGTCCAAAATCGCCTTCTAATATTCCTTCTCCACCAACCATCATCCCGCCAATGGGAAGTCCTAAATCGCCTTCTAATGTGCCTTCTCCACCAACCACAGCATCGCCTGGTAGGCTTCCTAATCCTTCTGATGGATCAACTCATGGAAGGAGTGCCAAGAAGTTGAACTTAGTCATAATTGTGGCTCCTGTTGCAAGTTTCGCAGCGTTGGTTGCTTTAGTGGCTCTTTTATCTATCTATGCTTGCAAGAAGAGAAAGGACGCATTCCAAGCTCCAAGCTCTCTTTTGCTTCAGCCCAGAGACCCCTCTGATCCAGAAAGTATGGTCAAGATTGTGGTTGCAAACAACACTAGTGGAAATGTTTCTACACTAACAGGAAGTGGTTCTGGGAGTAGAAACAATCATGGAGGAGGTGAACCCCATATCATTGAGGCTGGAAACTTGGTCATATCAGTTCAAGTTCTTCGGAATGTGACCAAGAATTTTGCCCCAGAAAATGAGCTCGGTTGTGGTGGCTTTGGAGTAGTTTATAAGGGAGAGTTGGATGATGGGACCAAAATAGCAGTGAAAAGAATGGTAGCTGGTGTGATTGGCAACAAAGCTTTGGATGAATTTCAGGCTGAAATTGCTGTTCTTTCAAAGGTACGCCACCGTCATTTGGTATCGCTTCTCGGGTATTCGATTGAAGGTAGTGAAAGAATTTTGGTTTACGAGTATATGCCTCAAGGAGCTCTCAGCAAGCACCTTTTCCACTGGAAGACCTTGAAATTAGAACCTCTATCTTGGAAAAGGCGGCTAAAAATCGCCCTGGATGTGGCTAGAGGGATGGAGTACCTTCATAGCTTGGCTCATCAGAGCTTCATACATAGAGatcttaaatcttcaaatatCTTACTTGGTGATGATTTTAGAGCAAAAATATCGGACTTTGGATTAGTGAAACTTGCTCCTAATAGGGAGAAGTCTGTAATAACCAGGCTTGCTGGGACTTTTGGCTATCTAGCACCAGAATATGCTG TTACAGGTAAAATTACAACCAAAGCCGACGTGTTCAGTTTTGGTGTTGTGTTAATGGAGCTATTAACTGGACTAATGGCACTTGATGAGGACAGGCCCGAGGAAAGCCGGTACCTTGCCGCATGGTTCTGGCAAATTAAGCCAAATAAAGAGAAGCTTGGGGCTGCCATTGACCCTGCCCTTGATCTAAACGAAGAAGCATTCGAGAGCATCGCCATCATGGCAGAACTTGCAGGGCACTGCACTACAAGGGAACCAAACCAACGCCCCGATATGGGCCATGCTGTGAGTGTCCTGTCTCCTCTTGTAGAAAAATGGAAACCGCTCGATGACGAGGCGGAGGAGTACTGTGGCATCGATTACAGTCTTCCCCTTGACCAAATGGTGAAGGGCTGGCAAGAGGCCCAAGTAGAGGATTCGGGTTATTTGGACCTAAAGGACAGCAAGGAAAGTATTCCATCAAGGCCTGCTGGGTTTGGCGAGTCGTTTACTTCGGCTGATGGTCGATAA